A window of the Streptomyces sp. NBC_01351 genome harbors these coding sequences:
- a CDS encoding RNA polymerase sigma factor SigF codes for MSVDQGSSKVLTLVKSVTPPAVSNRSEAIDTRTLSRSLFQRLATLDADSPDRAYVRDTLIELNLPLVRYAAARFRSRNEPMEDIIQVGTIGLIKAIDRFDCERGVEFPTFAMPTVVGEIKRFFRDTSWSVRVPRRLQELRLALTKASDELAQKLDRSPTVPELAAVLGVSEEDVVDGLAVGNAYTASSLDSPSPEDEGGEGSLADRLGYEDTALEGVEYRESLKPLLAKLPPRERQIIMLRFFANMTQSQIGEEVGISQMHVSRLLTRTLAQLRVGLIGE; via the coding sequence ATGTCCGTAGACCAGGGCAGCTCCAAGGTGCTCACACTCGTCAAGAGCGTGACGCCGCCGGCAGTGTCCAACCGCTCGGAAGCCATCGACACCCGCACGCTCTCCCGCTCCCTCTTCCAGCGACTTGCCACCCTGGACGCGGACAGCCCCGACCGCGCGTACGTACGCGACACCCTGATCGAGCTGAACCTGCCGCTCGTGCGCTACGCGGCCGCCCGCTTCCGCAGCCGCAACGAGCCGATGGAGGACATCATCCAGGTCGGCACCATCGGCCTGATCAAGGCGATCGACCGCTTCGACTGCGAACGCGGGGTGGAGTTCCCGACGTTCGCCATGCCGACCGTCGTCGGCGAGATCAAACGATTCTTTCGGGACACCTCCTGGTCCGTCCGCGTCCCGCGCCGGCTCCAGGAACTGCGCCTCGCGCTGACGAAGGCCAGCGACGAGCTCGCGCAGAAGCTGGACCGCTCGCCGACCGTGCCGGAGCTCGCCGCCGTGCTCGGGGTCTCGGAGGAGGACGTCGTCGACGGCCTCGCCGTCGGGAACGCGTACACCGCTTCCTCGCTCGACTCGCCCTCGCCCGAGGACGAGGGCGGCGAGGGCTCGCTCGCGGACCGCCTCGGGTACGAGGACACCGCGCTCGAAGGCGTCGAGTACCGCGAATCGCTGAAGCCGCTGCTCGCCAAACTCCCGCCCCGGGAACGGCAGATCATCATGCTGAGGTTCTTCGCGAACATGACGCAGTCGCAGATCGGCGAGGAGGTCGGCATCTCCCAGATGCACGTCTCCCGGCTGCTGACCCGCACGCTCGCGCAGCTGCGCGTAGGCCTCATCGGGGAGTAA
- a CDS encoding MarR family winged helix-turn-helix transcriptional regulator, translating to MTTTTRYEELARRLTGIGAVKRELARALPPACPPGSAAVLTLLDRHGEMRLSRLSELMAIDISVTSRHVAHVAERGWIEREADPGDGRCRILRLTPAGRALLAELGARYTAALEKALADWSAEDIDVLNTLLARLRSSF from the coding sequence GTGACCACCACCACTCGGTACGAGGAGCTGGCCCGCCGGCTCACCGGGATCGGCGCGGTCAAGCGCGAGCTCGCCCGCGCACTGCCCCCGGCCTGCCCGCCCGGCTCCGCCGCCGTCCTGACCCTGCTCGACCGGCACGGCGAAATGCGGCTGAGCCGGCTGTCCGAGCTGATGGCCATCGACATCTCGGTGACCAGCCGGCACGTCGCGCACGTCGCCGAACGCGGCTGGATCGAGCGCGAGGCCGACCCGGGGGACGGGCGCTGCCGGATCCTGCGGCTCACCCCGGCCGGGCGCGCGCTGCTCGCCGAGCTCGGAGCCCGGTACACGGCCGCGCTGGAAAAAGCCCTGGCCGACTGGTCCGCCGAGGACATCGACGTACTCAACACCCTGCTGGCCCGACTCCGATCGAGCTTCTAG
- a CDS encoding universal stress protein — protein MTNAPVIAAVDGSEHSLKALDWARAAAIRHGTGLLIAHVLPDHAQLYAGRRSALHSASEPDEYTDLVSDRIRALLAEGGAELPRDVRYESLEGSVPEALRVIGAEALMLVMGSRGRGGFATLLLGSNSRAVATTAPCPVVVIPHEERSAGADAEASAGRVVLGLHAAETPDDVLAFAFAEAAARGTAVQVVSAYVIPPSPTMVIDSPFAVIPPEGLADDGDAVPAEREMLRSQTERLAPFRTRYPDVPVEQAAVPGDAAGRLVTASRSAALVVVGRHHPRRSAMSLSIGSVANAVLQHAQGPVAVVPTLSDDA, from the coding sequence ATGACGAACGCACCGGTGATCGCAGCCGTCGACGGATCCGAACACAGCCTCAAGGCCCTGGACTGGGCGCGGGCCGCCGCCATCCGGCACGGCACCGGGCTGCTGATCGCACATGTCCTGCCCGACCACGCCCAGTTGTATGCGGGCCGGCGTTCCGCACTTCACTCCGCGTCGGAGCCGGATGAGTACACCGACCTGGTGAGCGATCGGATACGGGCCCTGCTCGCCGAAGGCGGCGCCGAGCTGCCGCGGGACGTCCGGTACGAGTCGCTGGAGGGCTCCGTCCCCGAGGCACTGCGGGTGATCGGAGCCGAGGCGCTGATGCTGGTCATGGGATCCCGGGGGCGCGGCGGCTTCGCCACGCTGCTGCTCGGCTCGAACAGCCGGGCCGTGGCGACGACGGCGCCCTGCCCGGTCGTGGTGATCCCGCACGAGGAGCGTTCGGCGGGGGCCGACGCGGAGGCCTCGGCCGGGCGGGTGGTGCTCGGCCTGCACGCCGCCGAGACCCCCGACGACGTACTGGCCTTCGCCTTCGCGGAGGCCGCCGCGCGGGGGACCGCCGTCCAGGTGGTCTCCGCGTACGTCATCCCGCCCTCGCCGACCATGGTGATCGACAGCCCCTTCGCGGTGATCCCGCCCGAGGGGCTGGCGGACGACGGGGACGCCGTACCGGCCGAGCGGGAGATGCTGCGGTCCCAGACGGAGCGGCTGGCGCCCTTCCGGACCCGGTATCCGGACGTCCCCGTCGAGCAGGCCGCCGTCCCCGGCGACGCGGCGGGCCGCCTGGTCACGGCCTCCCGGTCGGCAGCCCTGGTCGTGGTCGGCCGCCACCACCCGCGGCGCAGCGCCATGTCCCTGTCGATCGGCTCGGTGGCGAACGCGGTCCTCCAGCACGCGCAGGGCCCGGTGGCGGTCGTCCCGACCCTCTCGGACGACGCCTGA
- a CDS encoding RNA polymerase sigma factor SigF has translation MPPQQDPQQEAPQEPQVPPQQDEPGAAAAAGNPPGIPAAAQVAPASPVAPFAPVAPGAQRTQSTRGADTRALTLVLFGQLKGLEAGTSEHNRVRGALIEANLPLVRYAAARFRSRNEPMEDVVQVGTIGLINAIDRFDPDRGVQFPTFAMPTVVGEIKRYFRDNVRTVHVPRRLHELWVQVNAATEDLTTLHGRTPTTPEIAERLRITEDEVLSCIEAGRSYHATSLEAAQEGDGMPGLLDRLGYEDPELAGVEHRDLVRHLLVQLPEREQRILLLRYYNNLTQSQISAELGVSQMHVSRLLARSFARLRSANRIEA, from the coding sequence GTGCCACCCCAGCAGGACCCCCAGCAGGAGGCCCCGCAGGAGCCCCAGGTCCCGCCGCAGCAGGACGAGCCCGGGGCCGCCGCCGCGGCCGGGAACCCGCCCGGGATCCCGGCCGCGGCCCAGGTCGCCCCGGCCTCCCCCGTCGCTCCCTTCGCCCCTGTCGCCCCCGGCGCCCAGCGGACGCAGAGCACCCGGGGCGCGGACACCCGGGCCCTGACCCTGGTGCTCTTCGGGCAGCTGAAGGGCCTGGAGGCGGGCACCAGCGAGCACAACCGGGTGCGCGGGGCCCTCATCGAGGCCAACCTTCCCCTCGTCCGGTACGCGGCCGCCCGCTTCCGCAGCCGCAACGAGCCGATGGAGGACGTGGTCCAGGTCGGCACCATCGGCCTGATCAACGCCATCGACCGCTTCGACCCGGACCGCGGCGTGCAGTTCCCGACCTTCGCGATGCCGACCGTCGTGGGCGAGATCAAGCGGTACTTCCGCGACAACGTCCGCACCGTGCACGTGCCGCGCCGCCTCCACGAGCTGTGGGTGCAGGTCAACGCCGCCACCGAGGACCTCACGACCCTCCACGGCCGCACCCCCACCACCCCCGAGATCGCCGAGCGGCTGCGCATCACCGAGGACGAGGTGCTGTCCTGCATCGAGGCCGGGCGCAGCTACCACGCGACCTCGCTGGAGGCCGCACAGGAGGGCGACGGGATGCCGGGGCTGCTCGACCGCCTCGGGTACGAGGACCCCGAGCTGGCCGGGGTCGAGCACCGTGACCTCGTACGGCATCTCCTCGTACAACTGCCCGAGCGCGAACAGCGGATTCTGCTCCTGCGGTACTACAACAATCTGACGCAGTCCCAGATCAGCGCCGAGCTGGGCGTCTCCCAGATGCACGTCTCCCGGCTGCTCGCCCGCAGCTTCGCCCGACTGCGATCCGCAAACAGGATCGAGGCGTAA
- a CDS encoding MDR family MFS transporter, with protein sequence MATTETPADGTSTTPSTTPSTHPAMTHPQIMKALSGLMLGMFVAILSSTIVSNALPQIIGDLGGTQSSYTWVVTAALLSMTAATPLWGKLSDLFSKKLLVQISLVIYVLGSVVAGLSQNTGMLIACRVVQGIGVGGLSALAQIVMAAMISPRERGRYSGYLGAVFAVATVGGPLLGGVITDTEWLGWRWCFYVGVPFAVIALIVLQRTLHLPVVRRDVKVDWLGAFLISGSVSLLLIWVTQAGDSYAWISWATLAMTGGAAVLGLLFVLVESRASDPIIPLRLFRNKTITLASAASLFVGIAMFSGTVFFSQFFQLARGESPTMSGILTIPMIGGLFVSSTLSGQVITKTGKWKAWLVSGGVLLTAGLGLLGTLRHDTPYWHIAIYMALTGLGLGMMMQNLVLATQNQVAPEDLGAASSVVTFFRSLGGAMGVSALGAVMAGRVTHYVQDGLAALGPKAAAMGHGGTAGGGIPDLDALPAPVREVVESAYGHGVGDVFFYAAPFALLSLVLVLFIKEVALKSKPATHAPAAAPEEPAAGEAAPAEAPALRA encoded by the coding sequence ATGGCCACGACGGAGACGCCCGCAGACGGCACGTCCACCACCCCGTCCACCACCCCGTCCACGCACCCCGCGATGACCCACCCGCAGATCATGAAGGCGCTGTCCGGGCTGATGCTCGGCATGTTCGTGGCGATCCTGTCCTCGACGATCGTCTCCAACGCCCTGCCCCAGATCATCGGGGACCTCGGCGGCACCCAGTCCTCGTACACCTGGGTGGTCACCGCGGCCCTGCTGTCGATGACGGCGGCCACCCCCCTGTGGGGCAAGCTCTCCGACCTCTTCAGCAAGAAGCTGCTGGTCCAGATTTCCCTGGTGATCTACGTACTGGGCTCGGTGGTCGCCGGCCTGTCCCAGAACACCGGCATGCTCATCGCCTGCCGCGTGGTCCAGGGCATCGGCGTCGGCGGCCTGTCCGCGCTCGCGCAGATCGTCATGGCCGCGATGATCTCCCCGCGCGAGCGCGGCCGGTACAGCGGCTACCTCGGCGCGGTCTTCGCCGTCGCCACCGTGGGCGGCCCGCTGCTGGGCGGGGTCATCACCGACACGGAGTGGCTGGGCTGGCGCTGGTGCTTCTACGTCGGCGTGCCCTTCGCGGTCATCGCGCTGATCGTGCTCCAGCGGACGCTGCACCTGCCCGTCGTACGCCGCGACGTCAAGGTCGACTGGCTGGGTGCCTTCCTGATCAGCGGCTCCGTCTCGCTGCTGCTGATCTGGGTCACGCAGGCCGGCGACTCCTACGCCTGGATTTCCTGGGCGACCCTCGCGATGACGGGCGGCGCGGCGGTGCTCGGCCTGCTCTTCGTCCTCGTCGAATCCCGTGCGAGCGACCCGATCATCCCGCTGCGGCTCTTCCGCAACAAGACCATCACCCTCGCCTCGGCGGCCTCCCTCTTCGTGGGCATCGCGATGTTCTCGGGGACCGTGTTTTTCAGCCAGTTCTTCCAGTTGGCCCGCGGCGAGTCCCCGACGATGTCCGGAATCCTCACCATTCCGATGATCGGCGGGCTCTTCGTTTCCTCCACCCTTTCCGGTCAGGTGATCACCAAGACCGGAAAGTGGAAGGCCTGGCTCGTCTCCGGCGGCGTGCTGCTGACGGCCGGACTCGGCCTGCTGGGCACCCTGCGCCACGACACCCCGTACTGGCACATCGCGATCTACATGGCCCTCACCGGCCTCGGTCTCGGCATGATGATGCAGAACCTGGTCCTCGCCACCCAGAACCAGGTGGCTCCCGAGGACCTGGGCGCGGCCAGCTCGGTCGTCACCTTCTTCCGCTCCCTCGGCGGCGCGATGGGCGTCTCCGCGCTCGGTGCGGTCATGGCCGGCCGGGTCACGCACTACGTCCAGGACGGGCTCGCCGCGCTCGGACCGAAGGCCGCGGCCATGGGCCACGGCGGCACCGCCGGCGGCGGGATCCCCGACCTCGACGCACTGCCCGCGCCGGTCCGCGAGGTCGTCGAGTCCGCGTACGGGCACGGCGTCGGCGACGTCTTCTTCTACGCCGCCCCGTTCGCACTGCTCTCGCTGGTGCTGGTGCTGTTCATCAAGGAGGTCGCACTGAAGTCGAAGCCCGCGACCCACGCCCCGGCGGCGGCTCCGGAGGAGCCGGCGGCGGGCGAGGCGGCCCCGGCCGAGGCTCCCGCACTGCGGGCCTGA
- a CDS encoding tRNA adenosine deaminase-associated protein: MYFAALLARTEDGWEASDMELDDVESLSDLIDLARSAAVDDDTVVALIEQEDAWFGVVRVDGEEDPRYFVSNAAAAARSSYGSMLTKELLGNDEEDDDELDELDLDGTEDGEEDAVAAYTDEDDDEAETGGIGTDPVPAGPLGDPSLLDDLGVTNKQLMNLDGDALSEIADSLGATEVLEAVR; encoded by the coding sequence GTGTACTTCGCCGCACTGCTCGCGCGCACCGAAGACGGGTGGGAAGCGAGCGACATGGAACTCGACGACGTCGAGTCCCTCAGTGATCTGATCGATCTCGCCCGTTCCGCCGCTGTCGACGACGACACGGTGGTCGCCCTCATCGAGCAGGAGGACGCCTGGTTCGGCGTCGTCCGCGTGGACGGCGAGGAGGACCCGCGGTACTTCGTATCGAACGCCGCCGCGGCCGCCCGCAGCTCCTACGGCTCGATGCTGACCAAAGAGCTGCTGGGCAACGACGAGGAGGACGACGACGAACTCGACGAGCTCGACCTGGACGGCACCGAGGACGGCGAGGAGGACGCCGTGGCCGCCTACACCGACGAGGACGACGACGAGGCGGAGACGGGCGGGATCGGCACCGATCCGGTACCGGCCGGTCCGCTCGGCGACCCGAGCCTGCTGGACGACCTCGGGGTGACCAACAAGCAGCTGATGAACCTGGACGGGGACGCCCTCTCGGAGATCGCCGACTCGCTCGGCGCCACCGAGGTCCTGGAGGCCGTCCGCTAG
- the upp gene encoding uracil phosphoribosyltransferase, whose translation MRLQVVDHPLVAHKLTTLRDKRTDSATFRRLADELVTLLAYEATRDVRTEQADIETPVGPTTGVKLSHPRPLVVPILRAGLGMLDGMVRLLPTAEVGFLGMVRNEETLEASTYATRMPEDLSGRQVYVVDPMLATGGTLVAAIQELIKRGADDVTAVVLLAAPEGVEIMERELAGTPVTVVTAAVDERLNEHGYIVPGLGDAGDRMYGSAE comes from the coding sequence GTGCGTTTGCAGGTAGTCGATCACCCCTTGGTGGCGCACAAGCTCACGACCCTGCGCGACAAGCGCACCGACTCCGCCACCTTCCGTCGGCTCGCCGACGAGCTGGTGACCCTGCTCGCCTACGAGGCCACGCGCGACGTGCGGACCGAGCAGGCGGACATCGAGACCCCGGTGGGCCCGACCACCGGTGTGAAGCTCTCCCACCCGCGTCCGCTGGTCGTGCCGATCCTGCGCGCCGGTCTCGGCATGCTCGACGGCATGGTGCGGCTGCTCCCGACGGCCGAGGTGGGCTTCCTGGGCATGGTCCGCAACGAGGAGACCCTGGAGGCCTCCACGTACGCGACGCGCATGCCGGAGGACCTCTCGGGCCGGCAGGTCTACGTGGTCGACCCGATGCTCGCCACCGGCGGCACGCTGGTCGCGGCGATCCAGGAGCTGATCAAGCGCGGCGCCGACGACGTGACCGCCGTGGTGCTGCTGGCCGCGCCGGAGGGCGTGGAGATCATGGAGCGCGAGCTGGCGGGCACGCCGGTGACGGTGGTGACGGCCGCGGTGGACGAGCGGCTCAACGAGCACGGCTACATCGTGCCGGGGCTGGGCGACGCCGGTGACCGTATGTACGGCTCGGCCGAGTAG
- a CDS encoding LytR C-terminal domain-containing protein, whose product MSMLTPPGMGGKYRVTGAAYPRMSRKRSRRQIVLAVLGSVLALGLLAFGALQLIDVFQGDSPKRNTASGAKDCPTKAAGTAAKGGPAAASAKPTVVLPQPGEITVNVYNATPRAGLAKAVGDELQKRGFVIGKVGNAPADFDKKVPGTGILLSSPATDKAVFAVLGTHLAGATHQTDARETADVDLILGDAFKELNTKEAADAALALLANPAPAPVKC is encoded by the coding sequence ATGAGCATGCTCACTCCCCCCGGCATGGGCGGCAAGTACCGCGTCACGGGAGCCGCCTACCCCCGCATGAGCCGTAAGCGGAGCCGTCGGCAGATCGTCCTCGCCGTGCTCGGATCGGTCCTCGCACTCGGCCTGCTCGCCTTCGGGGCCCTGCAGCTCATCGACGTGTTCCAGGGCGACAGCCCGAAACGGAATACGGCCTCGGGCGCCAAGGACTGTCCGACCAAGGCCGCCGGCACCGCGGCCAAGGGCGGCCCCGCCGCTGCCTCGGCCAAACCCACGGTCGTCCTCCCGCAGCCCGGCGAGATCACCGTCAACGTCTACAACGCGACCCCGCGCGCGGGCCTCGCCAAGGCCGTCGGCGACGAACTGCAGAAACGCGGCTTCGTCATCGGCAAGGTGGGCAACGCCCCCGCCGACTTCGACAAGAAGGTCCCCGGCACCGGGATACTGCTGAGCTCCCCCGCGACCGACAAGGCCGTCTTCGCCGTGCTCGGCACCCACCTGGCCGGCGCCACCCATCAGACCGACGCCCGCGAGACCGCGGACGTCGACCTGATCCTGGGAGACGCCTTCAAGGAACTGAACACGAAGGAAGCCGCGGACGCGGCCCTGGCCCTCCTGGCCAACCCCGCACCCGCACCCGTCAAGTGCTGA
- the tadA gene encoding tRNA adenosine(34) deaminase TadA gives MQDAHAPDPVRDPWRDSMLLALQEAARAVPAGDVPVGAVVLGPDGKLLATGHNEREATGDPTAHAEVVALRRAAAALGEWRLPGCTLVVTLEPCVMCAGALVQSRVARVVYGADDDKAGAAGSLWDLVRDRRLNHRPEVVRGVLADECARQLTDFFRNL, from the coding sequence ATGCAGGACGCGCACGCTCCCGACCCCGTACGGGATCCCTGGCGGGACTCCATGCTCCTCGCGCTCCAGGAGGCCGCCCGGGCGGTGCCGGCCGGCGACGTGCCGGTCGGCGCCGTCGTGCTCGGCCCGGACGGGAAACTCCTCGCCACCGGCCACAACGAGCGGGAGGCGACGGGCGACCCGACCGCGCACGCCGAGGTGGTGGCACTGCGCCGGGCCGCCGCCGCACTCGGGGAATGGCGGCTTCCGGGGTGCACCCTCGTGGTGACCCTGGAGCCGTGCGTGATGTGCGCGGGCGCGCTCGTGCAGTCGCGCGTCGCCCGGGTCGTCTACGGCGCGGACGACGACAAGGCGGGCGCCGCGGGGTCGCTCTGGGACCTCGTACGGGACCGCAGGCTCAACCACCGGCCGGAAGTGGTCCGGGGCGTCCTCGCCGACGAGTGCGCCCGGCAGCTGACGGACTTCTTCCGGAACCTCTGA
- a CDS encoding type II toxin-antitoxin system VapB family antitoxin gives MIFKRIGSGRPYPDHGRETTRQWADVAPRPVRLDQLVTTKGQLDLETLLAEDSTFYGDLFAHVVKWRGDLYLEDGLHRAVRAALQQRQVLHARVLEMD, from the coding sequence GTGATCTTCAAGCGCATCGGAAGCGGACGGCCCTACCCCGACCACGGCAGGGAAACCACCCGGCAGTGGGCGGACGTCGCGCCGCGCCCGGTCCGGCTCGACCAGCTGGTGACGACCAAGGGGCAGCTGGACCTGGAAACCCTGCTCGCCGAGGACTCCACCTTCTACGGCGACCTCTTCGCGCACGTCGTGAAGTGGCGGGGCGACCTCTACCTGGAGGACGGGCTGCACCGCGCCGTGCGCGCGGCCCTCCAGCAGCGTCAGGTGCTGCACGCGCGCGTGCTCGAAATGGACTGA